The genomic segment GGTAGATATCCCAACAGCGATCCAAGTCATCCATCAAGCGGGGGGATTGGCTGTGCTTGCCCACCCGTTACGTTATACTATGACGAATCGTTGGCTTAAGCGATTAATTGCGGAATTTAAAGCGTGGGGCGGGGACGCGATGGAAGTTGCCGGTGCAGGACAAACGGCAGATCAGCGGCATTTATTGGCACGTTGGGCAAAAGAATATGATTTACTGGGTTCAGTCGGGTCAGATTTTCATTTTCCTTGTGGCTGGATAGAACTGGGGAAATCTTTGTGGCTACCTGAAAATGTGGATCCTATTTGGCATAGGTTTAAGCAATGATTAGCAAAAAGGGCGTAATTACACGCCCTTAATTTTGTTTATAGATAACTCACAAAGTCATCTAATTTGCCTGCTTTGGGTGCTTTTTCAGGGCGTTCTTCTGGTGTGCCAATCATAATTAATGCGATAATTTTATCATATTCACCACAACCAAATGCTTGTCGAAGTGCGGATCCATCTACCCATTTCCCTGTGACCCACACATTATCAAATCCTAAATCTTGAGCAGCCAGTTGAATTCCATACGCGGCACATCCCGCCGTTAACATTTGTTCCCAAGCCGGGACTTTATCGATGGATTTATTAATTTTAGCGACCACACCAATAATCATCGGTTTCTGACAAATTCCTGCAATTTTGTTAGTTTGTCTTTCATCTAAATTCATTTCTATTGCGGCAGAATGTAGCAAATCAGCGAGACGCGTTAAACTGTCTTTTTCAATCACGACAAAATGATAAGGTTGTAATTTGCCGTGATCCGGTGTACGTAGTGCAGCTTGGAAAATTTGTTCTAGCTGCGCTTTATTGGGGGCAGGCGCAATGAGTTTTTTATTTGAGCGACGGGTTTGGAGTAATTCTATCGTTTCCATAATATTCCTTATAAATAAAGTGCGGTTAAAAATAAGATTATTTTAGAGTGTGTTTATGAAAGTTCAACAAACTCTATAATAATGGGCTAAATAGGAAAAATAATTTTTCTGTAATACGCTTATGCATTGGGCGTTTAGTCCAACGTAGATAATCTAATTGCATAGCATTATTTAAGTAACCTTCATGTAATAAATTGACTTCATTCGCAAATTCTTCATCTTCTACGGCCATAGTGACTTCATAATTTAGTAGAAAACTACGCATATCCATGTTGACAGTACCGACTAGCGAGAGCTTATTGTCAATAAGCACACTTTTTGTATGTAACAAACCGCCTTCAAACATATAAATTTTTACACCCGCCGCCAGTAACTCTTCAAATAATGTCCGGCTTGCCCAACCTACCATAAGACTATCATTTTTACGCGGCAAAATGAGTGTTACATCTACATCTCGCAAGGCGGCTGTACAGAGTGCATCCACAATATTTTGGCTCGGTACAAAATAGGGGGACGTGATAAAAATGCTTTCACGCGCTGAAAAAATAGCAGTGTTCAGTGCTTGTTCCATTAATTCTTCCGGGTATCCGGGCCCTGTAGCGAGAATTTGTACTGTATGACGATTTTGCGTTTCAATAGGCAATAATTTAGCCGAAGCTTGAGACGGCAGAACTAAGGGTAATGCTTGTTCTGTTTCGAGTTCCCAATCTAATGAATGCAGTCCATTGAGTACACTCGATACAGGACCATTAATCCTCACCATAATATCAATCCATTCACCTACGTTGTCTTTTTGTTTAAAGAACTTGGGATCAACCATGTTCATACTGCCTGTGTAGGCAATTTCATTATCAATGATAATGATTTTTCGGTGTTGACGTAAATCGATACGGCGAAGAAAAATACGATATAAACGGACGTGCAACGCTTCGGTAATTTCAATACCATTCTCTCGCATATAGCGACAGTTTTCACTTTTGAAAAAATCACGGCTACCGACATAATCGAGTAAAATTCGGACTTGAACACCCCGACGGCGGGCGTCAATTAGTGCTGTCATCACTTCATTCACTAATCCACCGTCAGACCAAATGTAGAACACCATATTAATGGTATGTTTAGCCTGTTGAATATCCCCAATAATACTTTCCATAATGGTTTTCGGTGTATCCAGAATATGCAATTCATTACCTTGTATTGCAGGAATGCCCAATCTATTTTGTGTTAAATTGAAAAGGGGGGCGGATAAATAAGTGCGGTCAGAAATAACAATATTTTTTTGCTGTGCTAACTCTTTAAACCACTGAGAATATTTGGGGTGTAAAGTTTTTAATGCGTTAATTCGACGCTTTCCAAGATTGATTTCACCTAAAATAAGGTAAGCTAAAATACCTAAAATTGGCACAAGATAGATAATCATTAACCAGGATAACATTGCCGTAGATGATTGTTTTTTAGTCAGTTGTCGCAGTGTGATAAAAACAATTAATGTCCACATCACGGCAGGTATAGCATATGCTACAATATGTTCAAAAGTAATCGTCATATTTAGTGATATTTATGGAATTAGTTGAAATTATAATTCAAACCGATGATTTTATCATCATTAATAAACCCTACGGCATTAGTGTACATAAAGACGATGCTGAAATTGGATTGACAACATGGGTTGCTCGGCAACTTAACGTGTCGCGCGTTTGGTTAGTTCATCGCTTAGATAAAGTGACCTCAGGTTTATTAATTTTAGCGTTAAACGGAACGGCTGCAGCAGAATTATCAGGATTATTTGCCCAACATAAAATTCAAAAAACTTACCTTGCGCTGTCAGTCTGTAAACCCAAGAAAAAACAAGGAATGATTATTGGTGATATGGAGAAAGCGCGGCGTGGGGCATGGAAATTAGTCAAAACAAAAACGAATCCTGCAATGACACGTTTTTATTCTGTCAGTTGTGAACCTAATTTGCGATTATTTATTTTAATGCCCCAGACGGGGAAAACACATCAATTGCGTGTCGCCATGAAAAGTCTTGGTAGTCCGATTTTAGGCGATGAGCTGTATGCTGGAAACACAATGAAAACTGACCGCACTTATTTGCACGCCTATCGTTTGGTATTTATGTATAAAAATAAGGCGTATGATGTATGTTTTGCGCCTCATAAAATGAAAAAGTGTGGTGTATTTTTTGAAAGAATTTCGGTTCAACAGCAAATTTCTCAAATAAACCATGAAAATACGTGATTTTTTAATAAGTTAGTATTATCATTGTGAAGATTTTGAAACTTTTATTGTGATTAAAGAAGGATAGGTATGCAAAACCTTAAAGAATTAACAGAACAGGCGCGCGCTACATTAGACGAGTTGCACGATAAAGGCGTGGAAGCGCTAGAAAATTTCCGTGTGGAATATTTTGGTAAAAAAGGTCACTTTACTCAATTAATGCAAGGTTTGCGTGATGTTTCAGCGGAAGAACGCCCTGTCATCGGTGCCAAAATTAATGAAGCCAAACAAGCCGTTTTAGATATTTTAAATGCGAAAAAAGAAGAGATTGAACGCGCTGCATTAAATGTAAAATTAGAAAGCGAACGTATTGATGTTTCTTTACCAGGGCGGAAAGTTGAAGTTGGTGGTTTACATCCAGTCTCAATTACGATTGAACGAGTAACAAAATTCTTTTCAGAGCTAGGATTTAGTGTAGAAAGCGGTCCTGAAATCGAAAGCGATTACTATAACTTTGATGCATTAAATATTCCTAAACATCATCCTGCGCGTGCCGATCATGATACCTTTTGGTTTAACCCTGAACTTTTACTTCGCACTCAGACTTCAGGTGTTCAAATTCGCACCATGGAGAAAAAACAACCGCCAATTCGTATTATGGCACCGGGTCGTGTTTATCGTAATGACTACGACCAAACTCATACGCCAATGTTCCACCAAATTGAATTGCTTTATGTGGATAAAAAAGCAAACTTTACCGAATTAAAAGGTTTGTTACACGATTTCTTACGAGCGTTCTTCGAAGAAGATTTGCAAGTACGTTTCCGTCCATCTTATTTCCCATTTACTGAACCGTCAGCGGAAGTGGATGTCATGGGTAAAAATGGCAAATGGTTAGAAGTATTGGGGTGTGGTATGGTACATCCGAATGTCTTGCGTAATGTCGGTATTGATCCGAATGAGTATAGCGGTTTTGCTGTGGGTATGGGGGTCGAACGCTTAACCATGTTGCGTTACAATGTCACAGATTTACGTGCATTTTTTGAAAATGACTTACGTTTCTTAAAACAATTTAAATAGGGGGAGCAAATGAAAAAATTAGTGATGCTTTCATTGGGGTTAGTTCTTGGTGTTGCCAATGCGGCAGAAACAGAGAACTCAGAAACTACAAAACCAAAAGAACAAGCTCAACAACCTGTTGCGGTTTTACGTGTTTTTGATACGAGCGGAAGTAGCCCAAAAGTATTGGACAAAAATCGTTTTTCACGTAGTAAAGCACGTGAACTTTGTTTAATTGTAGGAAATGTGCCTGTGCAAGAAAATAATGTCTTTGTCCATTATTTACAGGCACCCGCCGCATTTAAAGTCGATGTTCCAGCTAATATGGCAAAAGTTGAAGCGGAAGAGAATGGTAAAAACTATTTAATTACAAAAAATGTGACGAAAGCGGAAATGCCTAAAGGAGAAGCTGCATTTTGTTGGCGTTTTGGTAAAGAAGATCCGATCGGCGAATATAAAGTAGATGCCCAATTTAATGATATCGTGTTTAAAAATTTGAAGTTTACAGTATTAAAATAAAGTGAGATAACAGAATGAAATTTAGTGAACAGTGGGTGAGAGAATGGGTAACCCCAGCGATTACAACTGAACAATTATGTGATCAAATTACTATGCTTGGTTTAGAAGTAGATGGTGTTGATCCTGTTGCAGGTGAATTTACTGGTGTGGTTGTGGGCGAAGTTGTCGAATGTGCACAACATCCTGATGCAGATAAATTACGTGTAACGAAAGTGAATGTCGGCGGAGAACGCTTATTAGATATTGTTTGCGGGGCACCCAATTGCCGTCAAGGCTTGAAAGTAGCTTGTGCAATTGATGGGGCGGTATTACCGGGTAATTTTAAAATTAAGAAAACAAAATTACGTGGTCAGCCATCAGAAGGTATGCTTTGCTCATTTCGCGAATTAGGTATTTCAGAAGACCATAGTGGTATTATTGAATTGCCTGCAGATGCCCCAATTGGTACAGATTGCCGCGATTATTTAAATTTAAATGATAATGCAATTGAAATCAGTTTAACGCCAAATCGCGCAGACTGTTTAAGTATTGCAGGTATTGCTCGTGAGATTGGTGTAGTCAATAAACTCTCTGTAAATGCACCGCACTTTGATTCAATCAATACAACATCAGACGAAAAAGTAGAAATAGATATTCAAGCACCGGAAGCTTGCCCACGTTATTTATTGCGTAGCGTAAAAAATGTGGATATCAAAGCAGCGACACCAATGTGGATGAAGGAAAAGCTTCGTCGTTGTGGTATTCGTTCAATCGATCCCATTGTCGATATTACTAATTATATCTTGCTTGAATTAGGACAACCAATGCACGCATTTGATGCGGCAAAAGTTGTACAACCTGTTCAGGTACGTATGGCGAAAGAAGGTGAAGAACTTGTTCTTTTAGATGGTACGACCGCAAAATTACAAACTAATACTTTAGTCATTGCAGACCAAACAGGTCCTTTAGCTATGGCTGGGATTTTTGGTGGTCAAGCAAGTGGCGTGAATGAAGAAACTAAAGATGTGATTTTAGAAGCGGCATTTTTTGCACCTTTAGCTATCACTGGTCGTGCTCGTCAATATGGTTTACATACTGACAGCTCACATCGTTTTGAACGTGGCGTCGATTTTGAATTACAGCACAGAGCAATGGAACGTGCAACTGCACTTTTATTAGAAATTTGCGGTGGTGAAGCAGGTGAAATTTGCGAAGTGGTAAGCGAGCAACATTTACCAAAAGTAAAACAAGTTACGTTACGTCGTCACAAATTGGATGAATTATTGGGGCATCATATTGAAACCGAAACCGTGACGGATATTTTCCAACGTCTTGGTTTACCTGTACGTTATGAAAATGATACTTGGACAGTGACTTCAGCAAGTTGGCGTTTTGATATTGAAATTGAAGAAGATTTAATTGAGGAAGTTGCACGTATTTATGGTTACAACAGTATTCCAAATAATGCACCGTTGGCGCATTTACGTATGCGTGAACACAAAGAATCTGATTTAGAAATTGGGCGAATTAAGACCGCACTTGTGTCTGCCGATTTCCATGAGGCGATTACTTATAGTTTCGTTGATCCAAAAATTCAACATTTGCTACATCCGAATGTAGAACCATTAATCTTACCAAACCCAATTTCAAGTGAAATGTCAGCAATGCGTTTATCATTATTGACGGGGTTATTAGGGGCGGTGGTGTACAATCAAAACCGTCAACAATCGCGCGTACGTTTATTTGAAACAGGTTTACGTTTTATTCCTGATACCAATGCAGAATTTGGTGTTCGTCAAGAATTGGTATTTAGTGCCGTGATGACCGGTACAAAATACAATGAACATTGGGCGGCTAAATCAGAACCCGCAGATTTCTACGATTTAAAAGGTTATATTGAAAACTTGCTTGGTTTAACGGCTGTCGGAAATCAGGTTAAATTTGTGGCAAAATCCTATGCGGCATTCCATCCGGGTCAATCTGCTACCATTATGCTAAATGGCGAAGAAATTGGATTTATCGGCCAAATTCACCCAAGTATTGCACAAAAAATAGGATTGAATGGCAAAGCATTTGCTGCCGAAATATTAGTGGAAAAAGTGGCAACTCGTCATGTTGCAGTGGCGAAAGAAATTTCAAAATTCCCAGCAAATCGTCGAGATTTAGCCTTAGTTGTCGCTGATTCTGTCCCAGCTACTGAAATTATTGATGCTTGTCGAGCTGTAGGTGGCGAAAAATTAACTACGGTAAACTTATTTGATGTATATCAGGGGCAAGGTGTGGCGGAAGGCTATAAGAGTTTGGCGATTAGCTTAACTATCCAAGATACTGAGAAAACCTTAGAAGAAGATGATATTAACGCAGTAATTTCAGTCGTATTAACTGAATTAAAACAACGTTTTAATGCAACCTTGAGAGATTAATTATGACATTAACTAAAGTTGAAATTGCAGAAAACCTTGTGCAAAAACACGGTTTAACTAAAACTGAAGCAAAAGCGGTTGTTGAGAGTTTCTTTGAAGAAATTCGAGCTACCTTAGCCAATGGTGATGATGTCAGACTTTCAGGTTTTGGCAACTTTGAATTGCGCGATAAGGCATCCCGTCCTGGCCGTAATCCGAAAACGGGAGAAAGTGTACCAGTTTCAGCACGCCGCGTTGTTGTGTTTAAACCAGGGCAAAAATTACGTGCTCGTGTTGAGAAAACCAAAGCAAAATAATGGATAAAGCTACTCGTGAGAGTAGCTTTTCTTCTTATTGATTGAGTATATTGAGACAACGTCACAAATTGAGAGTGGTATATGCGTTTATTTACAATAAAAACGTTTCTTTTTTTGACCGCACTTTTATCTTTAACTGCCTGTTCTAGTTGGACGAATGAAGAGTATGATGGTATTGGTTATAAAGGTCAGTTAAATGATCCTATCATGGTTATCACCTTATTAAGTGAGCAGCAACGAGAGTGGAAAGGCGTGCCTTATGTTCTTGGTGGCAATACCCGAAATGGTGTGGATTGCTCTGGTTTTACGCGCACTACCTTTATGGATCGTTTTAATATTCAATTACCACGAACAACAACAGAGCAGTCTAAATATGGTAAAAAAGTGCCACGCGACCAAATCCAAACGGGCGATCTCGTCTTTTTCAAAACAGGGCGTGGACCAAATGGCTATCATGTAGGGATTTATGTAAAAGACGGAAAATTTTTACATGCATCAACTAAAGGAGGCGTCATTTATTCATCACTTAATAGTACCTATTGGAATAAAGTGTTTTGGCAGGTGAGACGTATTTAATGAGAGATTTCAGTTTTTTTATCTATGACTACGAAAGTTTCGGCGTCAATCCGGCCAGTGATCGTCCTGCACAATTTGCGGGGATTCGCACCGATAAAGATTTTAATATTATCGGTGAACCCATTATGTTTTATTGTAAGCAAACCAATGATTATTTGCCTTCCCCTGAAGCTGTTTTAGTAACAGGGATTACTCCGCAAGAATGTAATGAGAAGGGGATAAGTGAACCCGAATTTGCCGCAAGAATTTTGGCTGAATTCAGTCAGCCGAATACTTGTGTAATGGGATTTAACAACATTCGTTATGATGACGAAATGACCCGTTATACCTTTTATCGTAATTTTATTGATCCCTATGAATATAGTTGGAAAAATGGTAATTCCCGTTGGGATTTGCTAGATCTAGTTCGAGCTTGTTATGCATTGCGCCCAGAGGGTATTGAATGGGCTTATGATGATAACGGAATGCCTAGCTTTCGCTTAGAAAAATTAACGGAAGTAAATGGTATTGCACATGAAAATGCGCATGATGCGATGGCTGATGTTTATGCTACTATCGCTATGGCCAAATTAATTAAAGAAAAACAGCCTAAACTATTTCAATTTTTCTTTGAGAATCGTGGCAAAAAGGAAATTGAAAAACTTATTAATACAGCAGAAATGACACCATTAGTGCATGTTTCTGGAATGCTAGGTAACTACCGCGGTAATTGTGCTTTGGTAGCACCGATTGTATGGCATCCTACGAATAAAAATGCCGTAGTAGTGTGTGATTTATCACAAAATATTGATGATTTACTGACAAAAAGTGCGGTTGAATTACGGGAAAATTTATATACGAAAAAAAATGAGCTAGAAGAACGGGGAGTATTACCCGTACCACTTAAGCTTGTTCATATTAATAAATGTCCTATTCTTGCTCCCGCAAAGGTTTTATTGACTGAAAATGCGGAACGTTTAGGTATTGAGCGACAATATTGTTTAGAAAATTTAGAGAAACTCCAGCTTTCATCTGAAGTGCGGTCAAAAGTTGAAGATATTTTCAAAAATGAACCTCTTTTTGAACCCCGTGATAGCGTAGAAACTGAGCTTTACAATGGTTTTTTTAGTCAGAATGATAAGAATAATATGGCTATTTTACGTCAGTTGCCACCTG from the [Actinobacillus] rossii genome contains:
- the ydjA gene encoding nitroreductase: METIELLQTRRSNKKLIAPAPNKAQLEQIFQAALRTPDHGKLQPYHFVVIEKDSLTRLADLLHSAAIEMNLDERQTNKIAGICQKPMIIGVVAKINKSIDKVPAWEQMLTAGCAAYGIQLAAQDLGFDNVWVTGKWVDGSALRQAFGCGEYDKIIALIMIGTPEERPEKAPKAGKLDDFVSYL
- the cls gene encoding cardiolipin synthetase, whose translation is MTITFEHIVAYAIPAVMWTLIVFITLRQLTKKQSSTAMLSWLMIIYLVPILGILAYLILGEINLGKRRINALKTLHPKYSQWFKELAQQKNIVISDRTYLSAPLFNLTQNRLGIPAIQGNELHILDTPKTIMESIIGDIQQAKHTINMVFYIWSDGGLVNEVMTALIDARRRGVQVRILLDYVGSRDFFKSENCRYMRENGIEITEALHVRLYRIFLRRIDLRQHRKIIIIDNEIAYTGSMNMVDPKFFKQKDNVGEWIDIMVRINGPVSSVLNGLHSLDWELETEQALPLVLPSQASAKLLPIETQNRHTVQILATGPGYPEELMEQALNTAIFSARESIFITSPYFVPSQNIVDALCTAALRDVDVTLILPRKNDSLMVGWASRTLFEELLAAGVKIYMFEGGLLHTKSVLIDNKLSLVGTVNMDMRSFLLNYEVTMAVEDEEFANEVNLLHEGYLNNAMQLDYLRWTKRPMHKRITEKLFFLFSPLL
- the rluA_2 gene encoding RNA pseudouridine synthase; its protein translation is MELVEIIIQTDDFIIINKPYGISVHKDDAEIGLTTWVARQLNVSRVWLVHRLDKVTSGLLILALNGTAAAELSGLFAQHKIQKTYLALSVCKPKKKQGMIIGDMEKARRGAWKLVKTKTNPAMTRFYSVSCEPNLRLFILMPQTGKTHQLRVAMKSLGSPILGDELYAGNTMKTDRTYLHAYRLVFMYKNKAYDVCFAPHKMKKCGVFFERISVQQQISQINHENT
- the pheS gene encoding phenylalanyl-tRNA synthetase subunit alpha; the protein is MQNLKELTEQARATLDELHDKGVEALENFRVEYFGKKGHFTQLMQGLRDVSAEERPVIGAKINEAKQAVLDILNAKKEEIERAALNVKLESERIDVSLPGRKVEVGGLHPVSITIERVTKFFSELGFSVESGPEIESDYYNFDALNIPKHHPARADHDTFWFNPELLLRTQTSGVQIRTMEKKQPPIRIMAPGRVYRNDYDQTHTPMFHQIELLYVDKKANFTELKGLLHDFLRAFFEEDLQVRFRPSYFPFTEPSAEVDVMGKNGKWLEVLGCGMVHPNVLRNVGIDPNEYSGFAVGMGVERLTMLRYNVTDLRAFFENDLRFLKQFK
- the pheT gene encoding phenylalanyl-tRNA synthetase subunit beta, encoding MKFSEQWVREWVTPAITTEQLCDQITMLGLEVDGVDPVAGEFTGVVVGEVVECAQHPDADKLRVTKVNVGGERLLDIVCGAPNCRQGLKVACAIDGAVLPGNFKIKKTKLRGQPSEGMLCSFRELGISEDHSGIIELPADAPIGTDCRDYLNLNDNAIEISLTPNRADCLSIAGIAREIGVVNKLSVNAPHFDSINTTSDEKVEIDIQAPEACPRYLLRSVKNVDIKAATPMWMKEKLRRCGIRSIDPIVDITNYILLELGQPMHAFDAAKVVQPVQVRMAKEGEELVLLDGTTAKLQTNTLVIADQTGPLAMAGIFGGQASGVNEETKDVILEAAFFAPLAITGRARQYGLHTDSSHRFERGVDFELQHRAMERATALLLEICGGEAGEICEVVSEQHLPKVKQVTLRRHKLDELLGHHIETETVTDIFQRLGLPVRYENDTWTVTSASWRFDIEIEEDLIEEVARIYGYNSIPNNAPLAHLRMREHKESDLEIGRIKTALVSADFHEAITYSFVDPKIQHLLHPNVEPLILPNPISSEMSAMRLSLLTGLLGAVVYNQNRQQSRVRLFETGLRFIPDTNAEFGVRQELVFSAVMTGTKYNEHWAAKSEPADFYDLKGYIENLLGLTAVGNQVKFVAKSYAAFHPGQSATIMLNGEEIGFIGQIHPSIAQKIGLNGKAFAAEILVEKVATRHVAVAKEISKFPANRRDLALVVADSVPATEIIDACRAVGGEKLTTVNLFDVYQGQGVAEGYKSLAISLTIQDTEKTLEEDDINAVISVVLTELKQRFNATLRD
- the ihfA gene encoding integration host factor subunit alpha; amino-acid sequence: MTLTKVEIAENLVQKHGLTKTEAKAVVESFFEEIRATLANGDDVRLSGFGNFELRDKASRPGRNPKTGESVPVSARRVVVFKPGQKLRARVEKTKAK
- the spr_1 gene encoding NLP/P60 protein; amino-acid sequence: MRLFTIKTFLFLTALLSLTACSSWTNEEYDGIGYKGQLNDPIMVITLLSEQQREWKGVPYVLGGNTRNGVDCSGFTRTTFMDRFNIQLPRTTTEQSKYGKKVPRDQIQTGDLVFFKTGRGPNGYHVGIYVKDGKFLHASTKGGVIYSSLNSTYWNKVFWQVRRI
- the sbcB gene encoding exonuclease I; protein product: MRDFSFFIYDYESFGVNPASDRPAQFAGIRTDKDFNIIGEPIMFYCKQTNDYLPSPEAVLVTGITPQECNEKGISEPEFAARILAEFSQPNTCVMGFNNIRYDDEMTRYTFYRNFIDPYEYSWKNGNSRWDLLDLVRACYALRPEGIEWAYDDNGMPSFRLEKLTEVNGIAHENAHDAMADVYATIAMAKLIKEKQPKLFQFFFENRGKKEIEKLINTAEMTPLVHVSGMLGNYRGNCALVAPIVWHPTNKNAVVVCDLSQNIDDLLTKSAVELRENLYTKKNELEERGVLPVPLKLVHINKCPILAPAKVLLTENAERLGIERQYCLENLEKLQLSSEVRSKVEDIFKNEPLFEPRDSVETELYNGFFSQNDKNNMAILRQLPPENLGENGLSFEDKRIPELLLHYRARHFFKTLNRTEQLQWERYRRRKLEKCAVDFERRMQHLVQEYSGNEEKLQLLHQVYEYAMTLL